The following are encoded together in the Limanda limanda chromosome 12, fLimLim1.1, whole genome shotgun sequence genome:
- the cmpk2 gene encoding LOW QUALITY PROTEIN: uncharacterized protein cmpk2 (The sequence of the model RefSeq protein was modified relative to this genomic sequence to represent the inferred CDS: inserted 2 bases in 1 codon; deleted 2 bases in 1 codon), which translates to MPMFMRSSSAVREETSDLLLSDQAPVPSEGPEYHPSALNIISSDVLYIFPEAHHPLKLSKLILSVLQCGDIIPEAKAAPELLPSRAEARSKPDFPVTFPSQPLSVPRLWHSTAAEYTIATAVSDPLCNLPAVLGGVTFTLGGDXTLDVVERKRKKRRLMNRGQTNTEQEQELDHKQLLRVRIAQAYRRISGPACITVDASPSADKVLQQVLFLIRGKCHL; encoded by the exons ATGCCCATGTTCATGAGGAGCTCCTCCGCTGTCCGGGAGGAAACATCTGACCTGCTACTGTCAGATCAGGCCCCG GTTCCCTCAGAGGGGCCAGAATATCACCCATCTGCTCTCAACATCATTAGCTCtgatgttttatacatttttccaGAGGCACATCATCCATTAAAACT CAGCAAACTGATTCTGTCTGTTCTGCAGTGTGGTGACATCATCCCAGAGGCGAAGGCTGCACCAGAGCTGCTGCCCAGCAGAGCGGAGGCTAGAAGTAAACCAGACTTCCCT GTGACATTCCCATCACAG CCACTGTCGGTCCCCAGATTATGGCACAGCACGGCAGCC GAGTACACCATCGCCACGGCAGTGAGCGATCCACTGTGCAACCTTCCAGCTGTGTTAGGAGGTGTAACGTTCACCTTGGGGGGGGA CACTCTGGATGttgtggagaggaagaggaagaagaggaggctgatGAACAGAGGccaaacaaatacagaacagGAACAAGAGCTGGATCACAAGCAGCTGCTCAGAGTCAG gattgcacaGGCTTACCGGAGGATCAGCGGCCCAGCTTGCATCACTGTGGATGCAAGTCCTTCCGCAGACAAAGTGCTCCAACAAGTGCTGTTTTTAATTAGGGGCAAATGCCACTTGTAA